The genomic interval CCAGGAACTGCCGAAGTCGCCGGTTTGTTCGTACTGATAAAATTGCTCTACCACTTGTTGTGGGGTTAGGGACTCGCCTGTTGAACTAGGGGAGGAGCTGGGAAACAGATAAAACGTGATAAGCGTGGCAACGAGAAGCGCCGCTAGACTCAACCAACCAATCTGTTGAAGCTGCTGCTTGCGGCGATTAGGCCTAAACATAAGGGTCCACCTCCGAAAAAGCCTGTCTTTTGCCATGTATATGCAAGGGGGCGGTTAATTATCTGTTATAATAAGGAAAAGGAAAAAAGCGAGGCGTTACGATGGGGAACAGGTTGGTTTGGATTCCGGTCGTGCTGTGGATGGCGATCATCTTTTGGTTTTCTTCTGAACCGTATTCCAATCAGGACTTGCGTCCCTGGCTAAAACAGAATGTACCAGAAGCGGCGCTTAAAGAGCGGCTCCAGCATGTAAGAGTAAATTACAATGGAAGCGAAATTAGCATTCAAACGAAAGGCGTACAGGGATTTTTAGAATTCTTTATTCGAAAAGGAGCGCATATTTTCGTGTTTGCTGTTTTGGCCTTTTTAGTCTATTGGGCTCTTACCTTGACTTGGCGAACGGAGAAATACAATTTCTGGATCGCGTTCATAGTCTCGTTGATTTATGCTATGCTGGATGAATGGCACCAATCGTTTAATCCAGAGAGAACGGCGAAGTGGGCCGATGTCGGGATCGATGCGGTGGGCATCGTGTTTGGCCTGCTTTTTGCTGTGGCCATCCGTAAGATTTGGGGAATGCTAAAGTAGAGTTAATCCCCCTCTTATCGGGGGGGATTGCTGTTTAGCATGATCGTTTGGCCACGTTCGTCAGTGACGAAGATGGTTACATTGTCATCCATATAGTTGCGGACGCCATCATAGCTGCGGGTGCGAATCATTTCCCCGTTAAAGGATGTTCCCGTTGTGCCAGACAGTTGATTGACAATAAATGAATGATCTTGAGGAGTCGTTTGAGCTGTGCAGCCGGTGAACAGTAGGACACCGAGAAGTAGGACTAAGCTAGCCATTTTCCATCTTACCATGTAAGAATCACCTCATTCGCATCAAGTTCCATAATTATAGGTTTCCCCATTTTTCCCATTTCATAAGAGCGAGTGGAGGCAAGTATGATTAGAAAACTAACCAGAATCATTAGACTACAATACCTCAAGCTCATCCGAGCCCAAGGGGCCACTTCGCTTATTGCTCGGAGCTTCGCCATTGGCCTGTTTATCGAATTCATCACCCTACCTACGATGGGACTAGCTTTTTTAATGCTATTTCCGTTAATCAAGTGGTTTAGGGGTTCTTTCCCGGTATCCTTGATCGGCTTCACATTGGGAAAATTAATCGTCCCTTTTTTTCTCGTCCTAAACTACAAGGTGGGGGCGATGTTGTTCAACCAGCAAGGAGCGTTGATGATGGAGTCCTTCTTCACGCTGGATTCGATCAAGGAACATGGACTCGTCTTTCTAACCGGCAGTGCTCTAGATGGACTTGGAATGGCCATCGTATGTTATGGTTTAGTATACGCAGGTCTCGTGATGTACCGAAAAAGAAAAGAAATCCGTCGTTTACAGCGGCAGGTGCAATAAATTGTGTGCCCAATATTCAGCGTAACGCTGGAAATTGGGCACTTATTGTTTGGTGAAGGTACCAATATTAGTCAGAATTCACTCATATGTTGCATTATTTAGAACGGAAAGGGGGGTTCGGTTGGCTGGGTTGTTTGGCATCCTTTTTGCAAATACTTTAAGACAATAACATGACAACGCGGAGGGATAGCCATGAAAAGCCAATACTGTATTGATTGCGGACGTGAATTAAACGAATACATAAGCGAGACTCTGCACGTGTGTAACATCTGTGAAACGAGAAAAACCCAGCCGATGGTCGTAGAAGTCTATTTTGGTGATACGAAAAAGGTTTAATGATACAAACGGGGTCAGATGAAGCGGATCTGGCCCCGTTTTTTAATTTGTAATCCTAACGGGTTCGTGACTTAGTAACGATTGTTCGTGAGAATGTGGCGGTTTTCGTGAGAATGTTTACTTATGAAGTCACTTGGGGCAGGGAAGGGCTGCTTTTATTTGAAATGGTTGTTGGTACGTGAGTTTTAGGCCGAATTTCGTGAGTTTAAGTGCAAGTTATTTGTAATGGGTACAGGCTTGTGAGTTTGGAACGATAAATCGTGACAAAAAGCAGCCGATTCGTGAGTATAATGAAAAATTCGTGATCATCGCTATGTGGGAGGCGTTCTGGCGGGGCTCGATTGACGTTTAAGGAGAAAAGTAGGAGTCTTACCAAGAAAAATAATCATCCCTAGGCACCAAACAACCCGATCCAACCTTGGATCGGGTTTGTTTTTCTAAAAACCAGGCTCCAAACCTCTTCATTTCCAAAAAAGATTAATCAACCACCAATTCTTCCGGAGCCTCCACAAGGGCTTCCTCCACGGCTGCTTCTTCCACCTTTAGTTCCTCCAAGACGGTCACACCCGTCTTCCCATCAAACCAGACATCACCAACCCAGCTATGGATGCGGTACCAGCCATTCCACTCTTCAAAAGCGACCACGTCTTGGGGAGAAAGAGTACCTTTCTTGGTGCTGTTCGCAAAGGGGTGCTCAAGAATTGGCACTACCTTCTCCATTCGGATTTTCTTCTCCACGGCTACGATCTCCCCCATGATAGCTTGATCCGCTTTCAGCCATAATTCTCCGGTCCAGGTTTTGACTCGGTACCAATCCGCTTGCTTCTCCACCGCTTGAACGGGTTGTGGGGAGAGGGTATAGGGCGT from Ammoniphilus sp. CFH 90114 carries:
- a CDS encoding VanZ family protein, whose protein sequence is MGNRLVWIPVVLWMAIIFWFSSEPYSNQDLRPWLKQNVPEAALKERLQHVRVNYNGSEISIQTKGVQGFLEFFIRKGAHIFVFAVLAFLVYWALTLTWRTEKYNFWIAFIVSLIYAMLDEWHQSFNPERTAKWADVGIDAVGIVFGLLFAVAIRKIWGMLK
- a CDS encoding DUF2062 domain-containing protein, whose protein sequence is MIRKLTRIIRLQYLKLIRAQGATSLIARSFAIGLFIEFITLPTMGLAFLMLFPLIKWFRGSFPVSLIGFTLGKLIVPFFLVLNYKVGAMLFNQQGALMMESFFTLDSIKEHGLVFLTGSALDGLGMAIVCYGLVYAGLVMYRKRKEIRRLQRQVQ